A genomic region of Spodoptera frugiperda isolate SF20-4 chromosome 31, AGI-APGP_CSIRO_Sfru_2.0, whole genome shotgun sequence contains the following coding sequences:
- the LOC126912950 gene encoding uncharacterized protein LOC126912950 isoform X3, whose protein sequence is MCNVTPKKVDVSCSCTKCDSVFCLAKENDAKSCSCEDCSGSKSCLFYSSVGVYGSHSDATNARSPSRTLPGVVSNVARYIASSVVGLVSPQTINSTCCATSTATNDTGTNTIDLYRKLNSPNSKCKMEQIKKTYLTHKKKVNAPVLACNTDICQPDQQDFIHKKTVPSDRTTEIYRTEILKQKLTAEALKPIYVPTSSSDKKPEEQNCTFDKCSKYMLEKLKGYSINLNKKGQVEQIPQATQPIKEPIKPAKTDFEFTHILDSNWNTIEIPGNQYASQNCECIVCVENKKTKDETLVLMNEPPGYILDLPRIKLPKKYFPHSKSCSCEGEKSKSPKKQEQKCASMSKSPQGCTCDNPKPSEAEQYECMKCTESTNVKLETAGYVIDLPINKVPIKESCADKLKKECFPKSTFCSYNCEEQKPLHKVEQNKPKMESKGTSQSQFYSENTEIQNTQELFQVNLEPQLEQVHKDVGKKEGCEFNVPKKMKYESSGYVLELKQYKPTKNAQELVKDVLVTQGNVVNELPNMDMFRIKECECKIKPKSKCELSGCPVPNNAPKQICTDVIPKPKYDDVVCCDKCGSCKNKNEMPEYEMTPEKKKCECSESKLDSSSTTCELPRLVHCMNPEPQDVCGCSEFEKNKRAYTENNSNMNIDCKCRATAKCKSSGYVFELPKYIPCPSARKDSCGCKGLDKNRAGSYGNVFDLPKPSQKRCKCPESTKNMFDVNRIEMSSNITNKNNEKCVCKGTAKCKQSSIPGYVVDLPKSKTECCECPKKLKPIVEKKCDCDDASKNVTNNNQELCPSQDLEKLASKCKVKRPGYILDLPTTTPAKYDCDCREANKQPICMPSPETPKKSCDCPEPEEKIDLSKYIYVIPKPKPQTNCCKCPQTEQNKPTPETKKSSCGCREAKKVDQPKCTPKPERRCECPDTENKVDLTKYVYVLPELPRTPKTKCECPEIKPKATCGCPRETVVCKSKPKSQIDTCKCPISKTPELAMDSSGFVLDLKASSKKGCVCNPSEQNRSELAGYVLELPPCKTTAHKPDKCECTTRKKSISKASQVYRIQTTVMTPETQNICNNMLGKQSDTHELLKHFYTPCSTPMRRTDLCKNILKTQTEAIEILKKVYLPQKESPINSDEPDKNQNLPSDDKTKVACPKECQMTEAEADGAANLLSTAMLSAEVMNMPYTELNDSLGPKQSDMEKPTKLSKYDILKRIEEAYKACSCKVCECIAGKDKTEPCECNECQSYRNQTETKKSNIGMDINSKYQCQSCTTNTRFGSEHGTINHQMCDCKPCNCVDCERSMAKLCACEPCQCLQCKTRSIHQRQTLVVAPVGREENVQRVACSCSPCDCIECGLVHPLPSNVMHEVSTGTNRHALCRCEICLNELCDRGVDSCSCQRRNKVMSKPVEKSTHDFDIRTATTNNNKLLYSRRRRKSSTHNTIAMYAAVPTNYHALTSNDDVSSNDQMCNCDECECLNCVCQEETWKVMNTKSSQLFSSYRTITKSDLNVPSKSILNSYEDCKSLRSCSCQLCKRQYDYSHTSASYFTDDCECKPCECVNCGKHIISDRYPSYMTCQSIKENPNPGNKYKKEMLGIAKPLIKKGEVLTPSTHTFKVQNQALQKENSNALSVSVKEVTSNKSSRQKSPITSICHKLTNESPRLSKQSSGMSPSIKIGSITNANIGDIKKTHIINKNNSIDNEISSYLSGYSSFNTSPIASGHRKSGGCTSPMSRNKYKSWESSCNSSGHDYPEYLIQFPQSTLDTGLNDVMELNSNQTKSSDKSNLSPKRYSNYNIDKLSHDDVSTRENTNTFNFERTSNKQNEFKKSQQRQKYYDSNNNCDEMSSFRDLPEHADELAISSQFYKLEMKNKSNYHKNKNIKHITDKDNLRDPRYLTDSRYSLKNDGKKKNDFNLNNKFNDFHRTRKVFDSNIVQKKTASAVLPVPREGHNLWHPKCVPHPFLINNTDIINAADLKRVRKTLKEAKEFSLELMRLLIMYENANKEFESISDKLQLSHACLVSGDFEVRRDKNGDKKDIIKAKQDQEKCSNLIKDELHGKHSVPPSGEINTDLQTTISNKNVSNLKIVRGEDNLSQDITRTRKLNLLEEIESNLNRDEQLCKDMAKQETNEQNKTAENTATKEDIINVSFNQTEEIPAENNKAIRKKEQTNKKNIKKNKMSKRKVTITKRINVRNSNEMKPKSYHIKHRVTVGTSTTVLSDNTTKRANEPNTNLSVKFSEKDDKQKHNAQEHCNDLKPIMKKIESIFAGIRHIPISTSTETNELSNRTDNYAPNNTGINHEVRERTPWPILRKNFSWSAGPRSKYNEMVNFPSLDLEIKQRVQSISQQTATIRKRRHENKALASLHVEVQKLLNMPILQSQQANQHPKENLNKQHKTIITESKVEEMPESSRRSEVDKGVGGSNAGKMKSEFEETPESLSSSWSMVDEEVCCCVENNVIKSENKERPELVDRGSLNSLKIFQNKMEPESKESLVNTFMLESCA, encoded by the exons atgtgtaacGTAACACCTAAGAAAGTGGATGTGTCATGTTCATGCACAAAATGTGACTCTGTATTTTGTTTGGCAAAGGAGAATGATGCCAAGTCCTGCTCATGCGAGGACTGCTCAGGCTCCAAGAGCTGCCTGTTCTACTCATCAGTCGGCGTGTATGGGAGTCACTCGGACGCAACGAACGCTCGTTCTCCTTCAAGAACATTGCCGGGGGTGGTGTCCAATGTAGCTCGATACATAGCATCCAGTGTAGTTGGGTTAGTATCTCCTCAAACTATCAATTCAACATGTTGTGCGACATCGACAGCTACAAATGACACTGGTACTAATACAATAGATTTGTATAGAAAACTTAATTCGCCAAATTCGAAATGTAAAATGGAACAGATAAAGAAAACATACTTGACCCATAAAAAGAAAGTTAACGCACCTGTCTTAGCGTGCAATACAGATATCTGCCAACCAGATCAACAAgattttatacacaaaaaaaCTGTACCAAGTGATCGCACAACTGAAATATATAGAACTgagatattaaaacaaaaattgactGCGGAAGCACTTAAACCTATCTATGTGCCAACTTCAAGTTCAGataaaaaacctgaggaacaaaATTGTACTTTTGATAAATGTTCAAAATACATGTTAGAAAAACTCAAAGGAtatagtattaatttaaataaaaaaggtcaaGTCGAACAAATACCTCAAGCCACTCAGCCAATCAAAGAGCCAATCAAACCAGCCAAAACAGATTTCGAATTCACACATATATTGGATTCAAATTGGAATACAATTGAAATACCCGGAAACCAATATGCATCTCAGAATTGTGAATGTATTGTTTGTGTGGAAAATAAGAAAACTAAGGACGAGACCCTCGTATTAATGAATGAACCTCCTGGATATATACTTGATTTACCGAGAATTAAATtaccaaagaaatattttccCCACTCGAAGTCTTGCAGTTGTGAAGGTGAGAAATCAAAGTCACCTAAGAAACAGGAACAAAAGTGTGCTAGTATGTCTAAATCCCCACAAGGTTGTACATGTGATAACCCGAAGCCGAGCGAAGCAGAGCAATATGAATGTATGAAATGTACGGAAAGTACGAACGTTAAACTAGAGACTGCTGGATATGTAATTGATTTACCGATAAACAAAGTACCAATAAAAGAAAGTTGTGCtgataaattgaaaaaagaatgtTTTCCTAAATCAACCTTTTGTAGTTACAATTGCGAGGAACAAAAGCCTTTACATAAAGTTGAACAAAATAAACCGAAAATGGAATCGAAGGGAACCAGTCAATCACAGTTCTATTCAGAGAATACGGAGATTCAAAATACACAAGAACTGTTTCAAGTTAATCTTGAACCCCAGCTTGAACAAGTACATAAAGATGTAGGTAAAAAGGAAGGCTGTGAATTCAATGTAccaaaaaaaatgaaatatgaatCTAGTGGGTACGTCTTAgaactaaaacaatataaaccAACGAAAAACGCACAAGAATTAGTTAAAGATGTACTTGTGACACAAGGAAATGTTGTGAATGAACTACCAAATATGGATATGTTTAGGATAAAAGAATGCGagtgtaaaataaaaccaaaaagtaAGTGCGAACTATCTGGATGTCCGGTACCAAACAATGCACCTAAACAGATATGTACCGATGTAATACCTAAACCGAAATATGACGATGTTGTATGTTGCGACAAATGTGGtagttgtaaaaataaaaacgaaatgcCAGAATATGAAATGACACCTGAGAAGAAAAAGTGTGAATGTAGTGAATCAAAACTTGATTCATCCTCGACTACATGCGAGTTACCTAGACTTGTGCATTGTATGAACCCAGAACCTCAAGACGTATGCGGATGTTcagaatttgaaaaaaataaacgagcatatactgaaaataattcaaatatgaATATAGACTGTAAATGTAGAGCAACAGCAAAATGTAAATCATCTGGGTATGTGTTTGAATTACCGAAATACATACCTTGTCCATCAGCTCGGAAAGATAGTTGTGGATGTAAAGGGCTAGACAAAAATAGGGCAGGATCATATGGAAATGTGTTTGATTTACCAAAGCCTAGTCAAAAACGTTGTAAGTGTCCAGAATCTACAAAAAACATGTTTGATGTTAATCGAATTGAAATGTCATCTAACATtacgaataaaaataatgagaaaTGTGTGTGTAAAGGCACAGCCAAATGTAAACAATCTTCTATACCAGGGTATGTGGTTGATTTGCCAAAAAGTAAGACGGAATGTTGTGAGTGTCCTAAAAAACTAAAACCGATTGttgaaaaaaaatgtgattgtgATGATGCAAgcaaaaatgtaacaaataacaatCAAGAATTATGTCCCAGTCAAGATTTAGAAAAATTAGCTTCAAAGTGTAAAGTTAAACGACCTGGATATATTCTAGATTTACCGACAACCACGCCAGCAAAATATGATTGCGACTGTCGCGAGGCAAACAAGCAACCAATATGTATGCCTTCGCCAGAAACACCGAAAAAAAGCTGTGATTGTCCCGAACCAGAAGAAAAGATAGatttaagtaaatacatatacGTGATACCGAAACCTAAGCCACAAACAAATTGTTGTAAATGTCCTCAAACGGAACAAAATAAACCCACaccagaaacaaaaaaaagtagcTGTGGATGTCGTGAGGCAAAAAAGGTTGATCAACCAAAATGTACGCCTAAACCTGAAAGAAGGTGTGAATGTCCCGATACAGAAAATAAGGTAGATTTAAccaaatatgtatatgtgttaCCGGAACTACCGCGCACACCCAAGACGAAGTGCGAATGTCCCGAGATTAAGCCGAAAGCCACCTGTGGATGCCCTCGCGAAACGGTAGTATGTAAATCTAAACCAAAGTCACAAATAGACACGTGTAAGTGCCCTATTTCTAAAACACCAGAACTCGCAATGGATTCGTCCGGATTCGTGTTAGATTTGAAGGCATCATCAAAAAAAGGTTGTGTGTGTAACCCGTCAGAACAAAATAGATCCGAATTAGCCGGATATGTGTTAGAACTACCTCCATGTAAAACTACGGCTCATAAACCTGACAAATGTGAATGTACAACGAGAAAGAAATCAATATCAAAAGCCAGTCAAGTGTACCGAATTCAGACAACTGTCATGACTCCggaaacacaaaatatttgcaataaTATGCTTGGCAAACAATCGGATACACACGAGTtgcttaaacatttttatacccCATGCTCAACACCAATGAGACGTACtgatttatgtaaaaatatattgaaaacacAGACAGAAgcaattgaaatattaaaaaaggtatatttacCTCAAAAAGAATCACCCATAAACTCTGATGAACCTGACAAAAATCAAAATTTGCCTAGTGATGATAAAACAAAAGTCGCATGCCCTAAAGAATGTCAGATGACAGAAGCTGAAGCTGACGGAGCTGCAAATTTACTTAGTACAGCAATGCTTAGTGCAGAAGTGATGAATATGCCTTATACAGAATTAAACGATTCGTTAGGCCCCAAGCAATCCGATATGGAGAAACCAACAAAACTTtctaaatatgatattttaaaaagaatagaAGAAGCTTACAAAGCCTGTAGTTGTAAAGTTTGTGAATGTATTGCCGGTAAGGACAAAACCGAGCCTTGTGAATGCAATGAATGTCAAAGCTACAGAAAtcaaactgaaacaaaaaaatcaaatattggCATGGACATTAACAGCAAATATCAGTGCCAAAGTTGCACCACGAACACACGTTTCGGGTCTGAGCATGGAACAATTAATCATCAAATGTGTGATTGCAAACCTTGTAATTGTGTGGATTGTGAGAGAAGTATGGCGAAACTGTGTGCTTGCGAACCGTGCCAGTGTTTGCAATGTAAAACAAGAAGTATACACCAGAGACAAACTTTAGTAGTTGCGCCTGTTGGAAGAGAAGAGAATGTTCAACGTGTAGCATGTTCGTGTTCGCCGTGTGATTGCATCGAATGTGGACTCGTACACCCCCTGCCTTCTAACGTAATGCATGAAGTGTCAACGGGAACAAATAGACACGCTTTATGCAGATGCGAAATTTGCCTTAATGAACTTTGTGATCGTGGCGTTGATTCCTGTTCATGTCAAAGGCGAAATAAGGTTATGAGTAAGCCAGTTGAAAAAAGTACCCATGATTTCGATATACGAACAGCTACAACGAATAATAACAAACTCCTATATTCACGCAGAAGAAGAAAATCGTCAACCCACAATACCATAGCCATGTATGCAGCAGTACCAACGAATTACCATGCCTTAACTTCTAATGATGACGTATCAAGCAATGATCAAATGTGTAATTGTGATGAATGCGAATGTTTAAATTGCGTTTGTCAAGAGGAAACTTGGAAGGTTATGAACACAAAATCGTCTCAACTGTTTTCATCTTATAGAACAATAACAAAGTCCGATCTGAACGTCCCAAGCAAATCTATATTAAACTCTTATGAAGATTGTAAATCGCTAAGGTCATGTAGTTGCCAATTGTGTAAAAGACAGTATGATTACAGCCACACCTCCGCTTCCTATTTTACCGACGACTGCGAGTGTAAACCCTGTGAATGTGTAAATTGTGGAAAACATATAATATCTGACCGTTATCCGTCATATATGACATGTCAAAGCATAAAAGAAAATCCCAATCctggtaataaatataaaaaagaaatgcttGGTATTGCTAAGCCACTTATTAAAAAGGGTGAAGTATTAACTCCATCTACTCATACATTCAAAGTGCAAAATCAagctttacaaaaagaaaactcTAATGCATTAAGCGTGTCAGTAAAAGAAGTGACATCAAATAAAAGTTCAAGGCAAAAATCTCCAATAACTAGTATTTGTCATAAATTGACAAATGAAAGTCCACGGCTTTCTAAACAATCATCTGGAATGAGTCCGTCAATAAAAATAGGTTCCATAACAAATGCAAATATAGGCGACATAAAGAAGacacatattataaataaaaataactctaTAGATAATGAAATATCAAGTTACCTCTCTGGTTATTCGTCATTTAATACATCCCCTATCGCATCTGGTCACAGAAAATCCGGTGGCTGTACTAGTCCGATGTCGCGAAATAAATATAAGTCTTGGGAAAGCTCCTGCAATAGTTCTGGCCACGATTACCCggaatatttaatacaatttccaCAATCAACCTTAGATACTGGTTTAAACGATGTTATGGAATTAAACAGTAACCAAACAAAAAGTTCAGATAAATCAAATTTATCTCCAAAAAgatattcaaattataatattgataaattatcACACGATGATGTATCCACTAGGGAAAACACTAATACATTTAACTTCGAGAGGACTtccaataaacaaaatgaatttaaaaaatcacaaCAAAGACAAAAATACTATGATTCCAATAACAACTGTGACGAAATGTCCTCTTTCCGTGACCTACCAGAACATGCAGATGAACTTGCTATAAGTTCTCAATTTTACAAATTGGAAATGAAAAACAAGTCAAATTATCacaagaataaaaatatcaaacatatTACAGACAAGGATAATTTACGAGATCCTAGATATCTTACAGATAGCagatattcattaaaaaatgaTGGAAAGAAGAAAaacgattttaatttaaacaataaatttaatgattttcatcGGACTCGAAAAGTCTTTGATTCTAACATAGTGCAGAAAAAAACCGCCAGCGCTGTTTTGCCTGTGCCTAGAGAGGGACATAATTTGTGGCACCCAAAATGTGTACCGcatccatttttaattaataatactgaCATTATAAATGCAGCTGACCTTAAAAGAGTGCGCAAAACTCTTAAGGAAGCAAAGGAGTTTTCTTTAGAGTTGATGAGGCTTCtaattatgtatgaaaatgcaaataaagaatttgaaagTATATCTGATAAGCTGCAATTATCCCACGCATGTCTGGTTAGTGGTGATTTTGAAGTTAGGAGAGATAAAAACGGTGATAAAAAGGATATTATAAAGGCAAAACAAGATCAAGAAAAGTGCTCTAACTTAATTAAAGATGAGTTACATGGAAAGCACTCAGTACCACCATCTGGTGAAATTAATACAGATCTGCAAACCACCATATCTAACAAGAATGTTTCAAATTTGAAAATAGTTAGAGGTGAAGATAATTTGTCTCAAGATATAACTCGAACACGAAAACTAAATCTGTTAGAGGAAATTGAGTCCAATTTAAATAGAGATGAACAACTTTGTAAGGACATGGCAAAACAAGAAAccaatgaacaaaataaaacggCAGAAAATACTGCAACGAAAGAAGACATTATAAATGTCTCCTTCAATCAAACAGAAGAGATACCAGCTGAGAACAACAAAGCCATAAGAAAAAAAGAGcaaacaaataagaaaaatattaaaaaaaacaaaatgtcgaaACGTAAAGTAACCATAACAAAAAGGATTAATGTGCGAAACTCGAATGAAATGAAACCCAAATCATATCATATAAAACATCGCGTAACCGTTGGAACATCAACCACTGTACTATCTGATAACACTACAAAGAGAGCCAACGAGCCCAATACGAATCTATCGGTTAAATTTTCTGAAAAAGATGATAAACAAAAGCATAATGCACAAGAACATTGCAATGATTTAAAGCCGATTATGAAGAAAATAGAGAGCATTTTTGCAGGTATCAGACATATTCCTATATCGACTTCTACTGAAACTAATGAACTTAGTAACCGCACGGATAACTATGCGCCCAACAACACTGGAATCAACCAT GAAGTTAGAGAAAGAACTCCTTGGccaattttaagaaaaaacttcAGTTGGAGTGCTGGACCACGATCAAAGTATAATGAAATGGTTAATTTTCCGTCTTTGGaccttgaaataaaacaaagggtGCAGTCAATATCACAACAGACTGCTACAATCAGGAAGAGACGTCACGAAAATAAAGCATTA GCCAGTCTACATGTTGAAGTGCAGAAACTCTTGAATATGCCAATATTACAATCGCAACAGGCTAACCAACATCCGAAAGAAAACTTGAATAAGCAACACAAG ACAATAATAACGGAATCAAAGGTTGAAGAAATGCCGGAGTCGTCGCGCAGGAGTGAGGTGGATAAAGGAGTGGGTGGCAGTAACGCG